The DNA region ACTTCATTCAGTCTGGATGTCAAATACCCACTTGAATATAACCCAAAAAAGTCCATTGGTGAATTAAGCAGTTTCGAAGATATGTCTGTACGAAGATTCAGAAGAATATTTTGGCTAACATTAGTAAATACCACATTAGATAAATAGTTCAAAGTGCTTTTAACAATATAAATGACGGCTAGAATTAACCCCAGGCGGACGACATAACCAAAATCAATCTGTGAAATCCCCTTGTCAAATATATTTTTTATAAGCAAAGCTGGTATAACAGACAATGCCGAAAGAACAATGAGCAATGAAACAGCTATCATCAGCTTACCTTTAAATTGCTTCATATAGACAAAGAGAACTTTCATATAATCGCCCATCCCAGATACCTCACTTCAGTTCACAAAATAATACAGCCAAACTTAACATTCCTCTCATTTTATTTAATATAAGTAAATTTAATCAAAAAAATTGCAATTTCTGGTTACGATTTTACAGCCAACCATTCACTTGAAATATGATATTTTTTACATTTTATAAATTCTAATCAGTATAATACAAAAAAAATGGCCCTATTGGATTTAAGGGCCATTTTTTGTTCATTATTTTAGTTAATCGGCAAAATAATCTTCAGGGACATAGCGAATCTCCGAATCCGCATAGATGGTTAATGTGTGGCTTGGGCCGTCATACTGCACCCGGTCTCCCTGAACATAGTACCAGTGCTTTACAAGGGGCTGATTTTTGCGTTGTACAAAGCGGAACACGTTCAGTTCATGTCTAAGCGCCATAATATTGTCCATTACTTTCTGATCAAGACCTGTAACGGTAAACATAAAGCCTGTGCCCTCTTTCTGATAGCGATAGGACAGCGAATCGGATTTGCTGTTCGCCAGCCCTAGTCCAGTCACCGCATGCTTCACCATAAACCATTCCTGCTGCGTCATAGCGTACTTCCTCCTTTGTTCTTGGAGTTTCTCTCGATTTCGGGTACTTAAGGTAAGTCGATCAACATATAGAACGCATTCTCGCTCGCTTCCAGCTTCATGGATGTGGTCTGTTCCACACGAGCCGTGTCACCTTCATTCAATGGATGCTCACCGTTCAAGCCAAGCTTGCCTTCAATGGTAAAAATGTACATGCGGCGATCATTGGCCTGCTCATACGTTAAAGCTTCCCCTTTAGCCAAGCGACCAAGATAGATCGTCATATCCTGATGGATGGATGCAATACGCGGCCCACCTTCAGGGGATACCACGGGTACAAGCGATCCCGCGAGTACGTCTGGATCAAACGAGGTCGTCTCGTAAGACGGCTCCAGCCCTCTCGTATGTGGCATGAACCAGAGTTGAAGTATGCGTACTTCTTCGGTATCCGAAGCATTGTGCTCGGTATGAATCATGCCACTGCCTGCTGACATGCGCTGGATTCCACCAAACGATGTAACAGCCACATTGCCCAGATTATCTTCATGACGCAGCTTGCCTTTCAGCACGATGGACACAATCTCCATATCACTATGCGGGTGTGCCCCGAAACCGCGACCAGGGGCAATCACATCATCGTTCGCTACACGCATTGGTCCAAAAGCGGTATTCTCCGGGTCTTGATACTCTCCAAAGGAAAAGCTGTGACTGCCGCGCAGCCAGCCCCGATCGAAGCTGGAGCGGGCATCGGATGGAATGACATTAATCATAAAAGTGCATCCTCCTCAGTTTCTAAATTGATTGGTCCTGTTGATTACTCTTATTGAGCGCTCTTAGTGAATGTTCTTATTTTTTCTCAGTAGCATACTTATTCTCATTGTACCAAAAGCATAGCGAGTCGTCCAAATGAAAAAGCCCTTTCCCGGTCAGTTCGGTTCGCGGGTGTAATTCCCGTGCCGGACTGGCCTGAAAAGGGCCCGTTGCAGGTTAAACCTGTACCTGTATTCTTTTGCTTCTTATCGCTATCGACCTATGCTTAAGATAATTGTATCAAGCACTCACATTCTGGCGAGTGTTCCCTTGTCTGGAGAACAAATGATCCACCGCCAGAAAACGGCTGCCTGTAAACAACAACGTCAATGAACCCGCAAGGAGCATATAATCCAGCTCTGTACCATTGAGGAAAGGTGCTCCCGCTTTTGCAGTGAGTAAGGCACCAGCCATCACTGCGATAAACAGTGCTGCAAATACACGTGTTCCCAATCCCAGAATCATTGCTGCGCCACCCGCCAGCTCAATGATGGCTACAACCGATGCCAGGAATCCGGGAACGCCGATACTTTCAAAGAAACCCACTGTACCACTAATTCCGCCTTCGAATTTGCTCCAGCCGTGTAGTACAAAAATAAGTCCAATCATGATCCTGGAGAAAAACAATCCAATCTCTACACTTCTATTCATCGTTTATCATCCTCCTTCGAATTTGAATTCAACGTTTCAATGTCATCCAATAGACCAGACAAACAAGACAGACAGCATTAGAATCACGGTCGCAGAGATGAATACCGCATAACGTGGAAGTGTAAGCGTAACATCCTGTTCCGGGTCCAAAAGACGGGAAATTCGTACATTGACCGAAGTATCGGCAAACGACGATTGAATAGATGCCACCCTGAGTTGCCAGGGTTCGGGGCAGGCACGGATCAGTTTGAGCAAGGCGCTGCCAATCCCCGCGGCATTCCCGGTACGTTCGATCGCTTCATTATCGGCCAATATTTCTCTGACGATATTGTAATGTTTTGAAGTATGCTTCAACACCGGAATATACGGCATCATGAAGGCAAATACCGACAGCAATGTCGTCTTGAGTGGGTCGCGATGCCACAGATGGTGGACCTCATGATACACAACCGCTCTTTCTTCTTCAGCATCCAGCATAGTGAGTAGCCCCGTGGAAAGAACAATAACGGGTTTCCAGAGACCGATCGTGAACGCAACCGGTGACGGCTTGTCCACCACAATGAATCCAGGTTGTTTCAGATGATGGTACCGCACCTCAAATTCACGAGACTTGGTGCCATCCTCCATTGACCGTAGTTTTCGTACCGCTGCACGGGTCTGAATCATCCGAGTGAGCAGCAGCCAGCCTGTACCACCAAACGTCAGGATCACCAGCGCCATAAGAACATGCCCTACAGACAGCCAGCCCATCCTGCTCATCCAGTGATTGCAAAGCCAGAGCAGATTAAAAGGGATATCCCATCCAAATATTTTGTACATGGCGTACATAAACATTTGGATGAACACGAGTAAGGGAATGCCTAACCCGACGGTAAACAACAGTTTCGAGCGGGCCTTCCACATGTCAATCGGTATCCTTTTTCCATTGTTTGATCTTTTGCTCCAGACGTTCAATCAAGCCCGCTTCTGCTTCATCCAGTGCATCCAGCATGTGATTCAAGGCCAATGCTCCGAACTCATCCACCAACTCATGTGATAGTTCCTTTGATTGGTCGTTCATAAATTCCTCCCTGCTCTGCACCGGATGGTACATTGATGTTCGGCCCTTCTGCGACTTGCGGAGCAACTCCTTGTCCACGAGACGATTCATCACCGTCATGACGGTATTGAAATTAACGTCTTTATCTTGTTCAAGTGCAGTTTGCACTTCACGGATGCTGCTGCCTGGACGCGCCCATAAAATGTCCATGATCTTCGCCTCCAGCGGACCGAAAAAGCGGTTCAGTCCACGCTCTCCTACTTTGAAATTGTGTATTCTCATGTTCAGACACCCCTCACACTACTCATTGTAGTGCCAACAATCGAGAAGTCAACCTCTATGTCAGCTATTTATTGTAAATGATTTGTAAATATGTTTTCCATTTCTGAACACTGTTTGCATATAACAGGGCCGCTGTATTGATGAAAAAAGTTTAAAGGCCAGGCAGATCTGCACTTCTGCAGTCCTGCCCAGCCTAATACAAAAAAATCGATTATTCTTTTCACAAAAAAAGATGAAATAAGTGCCTTACTTACGATCTTGTGACGGCATAAATGCGGATACATCCACACCCAGTCCATGAGCCAGACGACCACCCAGCTGTCCATCTGCCTGGAAGAAATGACATAGTGCACGCAGCTGGGTCTGTTCCGGTGTAGCCTTCAGGTCATTGATCAGGTTATCGAGCAAGTGTTGCTGCTCCACCGCTGTGAATGAACGGAATAATTCCCCTGCCTGCGTATAGTTATCTGTCTTTTCAATTTTCTCGCGCGTAACATGCCCATGGATCGGTGCTTGACTGTCACGGTATTCCGGTGCTTCCAGCGGACTGCTGCCCGAACTGTTCGGTTCATAGTTTACCGGGGATGGGTCCTGATTCACATTCATGAGTCCGTCGCGTTGATGATTGCGAACCGGAGCATAAGGGCAGTTCACTGGAATCTGCAAATAGTTCGGTCCGAGGCGGTGACGCTGTGTATCCGGATAAGAGAACAGACGGCCTTGCAGCAACTTATCTTCGGAAGGCTCGATTCCTGGCACCAGAGCACTTGGTGAGAAAGCGGCTTGCTCTACTTCTGCAAAGAAATTTTGTGGATTACGATTCAACGTCATGGTTCCGATGGTCTGGAACGGCAGTACATCTTCCGGCCATGTCTTGGTTGGGTCAAGTGGATCAAAAGCAAAATCATCCATCTGCTCCGGTTTCAGCAATTGCACCTGCAGCTTCCACTGCGGGTATTGTCCTTTTTTGATGTGATCGTGCAGATCCCGGGTGGCGTGGTTGAAATCCTGTCCTTGTACCTCAGCCACCTCTTGACGAGAGAAGCCTCGTACGCCTTGAGCCGATTCCCACTTATATTTCACATAATGGACTTGCCCGTGAGCATTAATCCATTTGAAGGCGTGTACGCCGAATCCATCCATCTCACGATAACTTGCCGGCGTACCCAGATCGGAGAACAACCAGGTCATCATATGTGTTGACTCCGGTGACAGTGTCATGAAGTCCCAGTACCGTGCAGGGTCCTGGATATTCGTATCCGGTGCAGGCTTCAGGGAATGAACCATATCCGGGAACTTCATGGCATCACGGATGAAAAAGACAGGCAAGTGGTTACCCACAATATCGTAGTTGCCTTCCCGAGTATAGAACTTTACAGCAAAACCACGTGGATCTCGTGCTGTCTCGGGTGAACCCGTACCGTGAATGACCGTGGAGAACCGAACCAGTACATCCGTCTCTGTGCCCGGGTCTTGCAAGAAATCGGCTGTTGTATAAGCCTTCATGCTCTTCTCCAGCGTAAACACGCCATGTGCACCGGCACCTCTCGCATGTACGACCCGTTCTGGAATACGTTCACGGTCAAAGTGGGCGATCTTCTCAAGCAGATGATAATCCTCAAGTAATGTGGGACCTCTTCTTCCTGCGGTACGGGAGTTCTGGTTGTCACCTACCGGTGCGCCCTGATTGGTTGTCATACGTTCTGTCATATCGTTATCCTCCTCATGTTGGTCTCATGCCTGCTGTATATACTCTATTCAAATCATATTCGACGTCAGTTTAAATATACATTTAGACTTGATCTAACTGTTAAATTGATTCTAACATGTCCCATTCACCTCTTGCATGAGGTTCGCATGAGATTAAGATGAGTTTTCTGAAACGTTCCATGAACGAACCATGAATATGTTCGAGATGCTTAGAAGTTGTATCGCCCTGTACTCGCAAAAAAAAAGCGGACTAATCCGCCAGGCGGTAGCCCACTCCTCTTACCGTTACTATATATTGCGGCGAAGCCGCGTTATCACCAAGTTTTTTGCGCAAGCTTTTGATATGAACATCCACCACGTTGCTTCCACCTGTAAAATCAGTCTCCCATATATCGCTGAGCATCTCCTCACGGGAAATCACTGCGCCTTTGGCGTCGATCAGCTTCAGCAGCAGATCATACTCAGTCTTGGTCAGATGAATGCGGTCATGATCCCGGTGTACACTCATTCGCTCACGATCCAGCCACAGATCCTTGAAACCGATACGTTGTCCTTCTTGAGGCAGGAAGCCGCGTTTGGGTGCCGCCGGGCTATTGCCGATCATGCGCTGTACCCGGTACAGTGCTTCCTGCGGACGGGCAGGCCAAACCAATAATTCCTCTTGCAGCATCGGACCGCTGGCACTGCCAATCATCTTCTCACCCACCAAATACAGGCATGGGGTTGTATATTCTGCTTCCCGATTCAGACGGCTGCTGATTCCGGCAAATGCATCAATAGTTCCAGCAACAGACAGATCATAGATCAACAGATCAAATACAAGCCGTTCATGCAAATCGGGCTCCCAGCGGTGAAACACCAGCACATCGAAGCAGCTATCCGTAAGAGCCTTGACAAGCTCATGTACTTGACCGGGCATCGGACTGATCAGAATGACGCGCCTCGTGACCGGACAATTATCCACAAGTGGCGTTGATTCGGACAGGGCAGGCTTGACCCGAAGTGGCAAACGGCGACCGGACAGGTTTATTTTTACTTGACCCGTTTGCTTCTGCATTCCTCGCAGACACCTCCAAAGACCACATGAGCGTGATCAATCGCATATCCGGTTTCCTCCGCGACTTGTTTTATCCACTGCGGAGGAACTTCTGTCATAACTTCGTCAACCTTGCCGCATACTTCGCACATAATATGCTGATGCTCATCCATGCGGGCATCATAGCGACTGGCTGTCTCGCCCAGCTTAAGCTCCCGGATCAATTCTTTGTCAGTCAAGTAACGGAGCGAATTATATACCGTACCATAAGCCAAATTGTATCCTTGCTCCACAAGACGGTTCATTACTTCCGCAGCGGTAGGATGGTCTTCGGAATGACGGACTACATCGTAAACAGCTTGGCGCTGTATTGTCAGATTTAGAGTTCTCACCAGCAATTCTCCTTTATTTACCCATTCAAAAGTCAACATTTTGCATCATTCGATATAAATCTTTGGATGTATGCAAAATGCTCAAATATATTAAGATGACACAGCAATCTGCTGATTGCTATGATTCCCTGAAAAATCAAAATCAATTTTGACTTAGATTAAGTATAAATCTCATTGTATATTGATGTCAATATCCGCTCTATTTTGTTCATGATAGGCTTTACCAAGGCTTTTCCCAGCAATCGCCTCTTATATTTGGGATAATATGGTTCGCTACTCCACTTCATTTCAGCTAAAATATAGAAATGTGCGCTAAAGGAGGGATGCTGGTTGTTAAGCACGTTTTTCGTCAATCTCTGTGTTATGATCACGTTCATGTATGTGTCCGGAATCATTGCCAAATTTAATCGTATCCGTTTGCCCTTTCCCTCACTGCGTGTTCAGATGATTGGTGGTGTACTGTTCGGGATCTATGGGACTGTACTAATGAATTATTCCTTTCCTTTGAACGAAAGCACCATCGTGGATTTGAGACATCTGGCCATCGTAACAGCCGCTGTGTATTTGGGAGGACTGGCTTCGGTCATCACGGGACTCGTCATCTCTATTCTGCGTGTTGTGATGTTTGGAGTATCCTCCGCTGCCATTGATGCAGCATTCGTCATGACCATCATTGGACTGTCGGGTGTATATTTCGCCTATGCTCCCTGGTCAAGATTAACCAAGATCATTACCATGAATCTGCTGGGTATGACCCTGATTTTTGTCATCCTGATGCTAAATACCTCCAGCATGAATTCTTTAATGAAAATATATCCGGTTCAGATGACCATTTCCTTTGTCGGTGGAATCTTTATTTATTTCATCGCAGAATTCATCAATAAATACAATGAGATGTTGTTCCTGCTCGAACGAAGAGCTTCTACCGATCACCTCACCAACCTCAGTAATCGCAGACAATTTGAGAAGTCACTCGAACTGGAGCTGGAACGGGCGCGGGAATACAAGCAAAAGCTCTCACTGCTGGTCATCGACATTGACCGGTTCAAAAAAGTAAATGACACCTTCGGCCATACGTCAGGTGATGCAGTCCTCAAACAGCTTGGACAATTGCTCGTTGAACATGCCCGCTCGGCTGACATCGTCTCTCGAAACGGAGGCGAGGAATTCGCCATATTGCTGCTTGATTGTGGTCATCACCAAGCCATGGCTATTGCGGAATCCATCAGGCAGTCTGTGGAGAAATACCATTTCGCCTTGCCCGATGGCAATACAATTCGGCTGACCATATCGATCGGCGTAGCTGTATTCCCTGATCATTGCGATGATCGGGATGACAATGATTTCTTTGAACAGGCAGACCGCGCGTTATATGAAGCCAAGAATACAGGCCGCAACCGGGTGTGTGCCATTCCGCTGCGCTCCACGCCACTCTCTTCCCAAAGTCCATTTTGATCCGAGTACGCCAAAAGGGATGTCCCAGCAAGCCACTACAGGCTAACCGGAACATCCCTTTCTCATTCGTGTTGATTCACCAGAACAACCCATGTGATTGGACCTTGTGTCAAGGCAATATCAGGCCAATATTTGTTCGATTTCTTCGACGATGGCAGCATCCAGCTTCACACCGGAAGCGGCTGCATTCTCTTTCACCTGTTCCGGTCGGCTTGCCCCTACAAGTGCACTGGATACATTGTTCTGACGCAATATCCATGCCAGAGCCAATTGACCGACCTTCAGGTCCAGCTTGTCCGCGACTTCAATCAACTGGCGAACCTTGCCGATCCGGTCAGCGTTGATTTTGCCCTCATCCCAGCCCAGCTTCGCTGCCCGGCTGTTCTCAGGGATATCGGACACCGACGTATACTTACCCGTCAGCAGCCCTTGTGCCAGCGGGGAATATACGACTTGTCCAATACCTTTGCGTTCACCCAGCGGAATGATCTCACTCTCGATATAACGGTCAAACATATTGTACACCGGCTGGTTCACTACGATATGGTCCAGCAACAGACGATCAGCGGTACCCAGTGCAGCTTCCATCTGTGCCGCTGTCCATTGGCTAACACCAACGTAGAGCACCTTGCCCTGACGCACCAGATCATCCAGTGCGCGCAGTGTCTCTTCAATCGGTGTTTCGGTGTGATAGCGATGGCAATAATATATGTCTACATAGTCAACACCCAGCCGTTGCAAACTGGCTTCGCATTGTTCCTTGATATGTTTACGGGACAACCCCTGGTCATTTGGACCGTCGCCCATTTTGCCAAATACCTTGGTTGCAAGAACATATGAATCACGGGAATACGCTTTCAAAGTCTGCCCTAGCAGTTCTTCTGCTGCACCCCGCTCGTACACATTGGCTGTATCAAAAAAGTTGATGCCTTCATCGAATGCGGCTTCAATTGATTTCACCGCATTTTCACGTTCCACATACCCTCCGTATGTCAGCCAGCTGCCCAGGCTGATCTCGCTTACTTTCAGTCCGCTTCCACCCAATCTGCGATATTCCATTGAATGCACATCCTCCTCTAATAAACTGATTAATGATGAAGTTCCCTTTCTATTGTAACGTAATCAGCTCGGATTAAAAGGGCTTTGGGGCAGAATTTGAAAAGTAGATAGCAATCCATCTGAATTCCGGAAAATTTTGAATCATTCCCGATGCGCCCTATTGACCAGGAATAGCGGACTGACTACATCTTGAAATCGTTTTCATTTGGAATTATAATGAATTTGAATTAATTGTAAATTACTTATTTGGAGCTGTGAAGAATATGGATGTCAAAATTATTGATGTAGCTGCCATTGCAGGCGTATCTCCGGCCACCGTATCGCGGGTCATAAATCAGCATAGCAAGGTTAGCACCAAAACGAAAGACAAGGTGATGCGTGCCATTGAACAGTTGGGTTATCACCCCAACGCAGCGGCTAAAAATCTTCGTTCGCAGAGATCAATGACCATTGGCGTCATTGTTCCGGATATCAATAATGCTTATTATGCCGAAATTATCAAAGGCATTGAGAACATTGCCTATGCCCGCCATTACAAAGTCATTATATGTGATGCCCATAACCTGAAAGAGCGAGAAGTCGAATATCTCAATTTGCTGCTGGATCGGACCATTGACGGAGTCATCATTATCACGCCCTTGCTGGCGGATGAGGAATTATTCCAGCTTGCGGATAAGGGATATCGTATTGGTATCGTTGGAAAATATATTGAACATGCTCAGATCCCTTGTATCTACACGGACAACGTGAAGTTTTCTCAGGAAGTTGTTCAGCATCTGGTAGAGGCCGGACATCGCGATATCGTTTTCCTAAATGGTTACCCCGAAGCGATCGACAGCTATGAGCGGCTGGAAGGCTATCTGAAAGCCTTGCGCAATCATCAGATTCCATTCCGCCCTGAACTGATAGAGAATGGGAATTTCAATGAAGAAGGTGGATACGAAGCCATCAAAAGACTGTTTGACAAAGGGCTGACCTTCACCGCTGTATATGCGGCTAATGATGAAATGGCTCTTGGTGTATACAAGGCATGTGCGGAATATGGCATCCGCATTCCCGAGCAACTGGCTATTGTGGGTGTGGACAACAACCGGATCAGCAAATATATTCACCCCACGCTAAGCTCGGTTAACCAGCCCAAGTATACAATGGGAGCCATTCTGATGGAGAAGATGATTGACATGATGAATACCAATGAATTTCAGGACAAACGTGTATTCAAAGTCGAATCGGAACTGCTTATTCGAGCTTCTTCTTCCCTCAAAACAACAAAATAAAACGCACCCTTAACAGGTGCGCTCGAGATCGTCATGTCTCCTCATTCTCTTAATGCAAAATAATGCTTAATGCATTCAATAAATCCACCTGTTTCACCGGCTTGGTCAGGACCGCATCAAACACATCCGCTTCATGCGGATCGATATGCATGCCATATGGAATCAAAACAATAACTGGCGAGTCTGTAATCAAACGTTTCAGATCATGCACGAAATCCACAGCACCACCCTCTAGCAGCCCCATATCCACAACGGCCACATCTGGCTTGAAACCCTCTTGAATCCAGCCATACGCCTCGGTTGTCACCGAGGTCATATGCACATCCATCTCCCATCTGCGCATCAGGGAAGAGACCCCTTGGAGAATGTCGGGGTCCTTGGCAAGCAATACCCTTTTACCCTTCAATCGGTGCTGAATGTTGGCAAGCTGGGGTAATTCCCAATGTCTGCGAAGTGGCAGGCTGATCTCGAATTCGGTTTCCTTGTCTCCTATGCCATACACCTGAATACGGCCGTTCATAAGGAGGGCAAGGTTCTGGCTGACTGCCAAACCGAGATTGGTTCCCACGAGCTTCTGTGTACTTATATGTCCGTCCAGATTGTTAAATGATCTGAGCTTTTGGTCCGATGATACCATTCGTCCGGTGTACTTCACATGCAGTTGAAGCGTGCCTGTTTCCTCTACATCCCCACCATCCACGGTTGCCGTAACCAATACCGAACCTGTGCGTGTCGAGTCTATGGCATACTGAATGACGTGTGCCAGCAATTGTCCAATCTTGATTTCATCCCCGACAAAAACCTGAGAAACATTTAGTTCAAGGTTCAATCCCAGCTCAATGTTTTTGTTCGTCGCAAGCCCCGCATAGAGATAGACCGTATTCTCAATCGTGGCTACCAGATCAAATGGATCATCATGTACGACCGTTTCACCTGCATCATTAATGTTAAAATTCATCATATTGTTCAACAGGGAGAGTAAAATGTTTCCGCTGGTTTCGATCATGTTCACATACTCGGCCTGCTCGTCCGACATATCCGGTGTACGCATCAGATCCGTCAATCCCAGAATGCCGTTCAGCGGGTTACGGATCTCGTGGCTCATCAGCGACAGCATCTGCGACTTGGTCATCGCTTCAGACTCGGCACGTGCCTTTTCTGCCTGCAACTGTTCTTGCAATTGCTCCGAATCATGCAGCTTATCTTCCAGGTCCACGACGTAGCCGAGAAATACAGCCATGGCTTCCAACGTTTTCATATCCGTTTCACTGATAACATAATCGGGATCATCCATCAGACAGATGGTACCGAACGTTTCCCCGGATCTCCGCATAATCGGGATACCCACGAAGAAACGATTACCCAGTCCGCTTGTTACATCCATTGACTTCGTCAGCGGATGTTCACATGTGTCCGTGATGGTCAGGCTATTGCCCTGATCTCTCAATACCAGGCTGCAATATGAAGCTGCAAAAGGAAGTTCACTACCCTTGGCAATCCACTCTTCCTTGCGGTTAAAAGCCTCCATAATGACATTGGTCACTCCATCATTCGTGGCGACGAAAATAGTATTCACTTTCATGATGCCGCTTAATACGTCGACTATATGTGACGCCGCTTCCTGTATATTTTCATAGAAGCCCCTTGTAATGCCTACCGTTCCCATGGTTCACCCCTCTTGTCTTAGCTGCACTTCTACTCCGTCCTGCACAGAATGATCCATTCGAGTAACGAGGGTCCTAACGCTCTGAATCAGCTGTCACAACCTATTCATATATGATTAACACTGCAGAAATCAAAAAGAATCATGGATGGATACCGCGTTTATTCCTCTTACAGGAAATGTGGTATGAACGGCATGGTTAAATACGGAAAGCTAGGACAGCCGCTTCCCTGCACGTTTTCGATCCATTTCCACGCTTTGTCTATGGCAATCGCATGATAAATAGAAATTATACGCTTACCCTTCCCCTTTGGAAACCTTTATCCTTCAAGACCACCGACCTTGCGTGTCATGAGCCAACCACA from Paenibacillus sp. JNUCC-31 includes:
- a CDS encoding DoxX family protein, which gives rise to MNRSVEIGLFFSRIMIGLIFVLHGWSKFEGGISGTVGFFESIGVPGFLASVVAIIELAGGAAMILGLGTRVFAALFIAVMAGALLTAKAGAPFLNGTELDYMLLAGSLTLLFTGSRFLAVDHLFSRQGNTRQNVSA
- a CDS encoding aldo/keto reductase family protein; this translates as MEYRRLGGSGLKVSEISLGSWLTYGGYVERENAVKSIEAAFDEGINFFDTANVYERGAAEELLGQTLKAYSRDSYVLATKVFGKMGDGPNDQGLSRKHIKEQCEASLQRLGVDYVDIYYCHRYHTETPIEETLRALDDLVRQGKVLYVGVSQWTAAQMEAALGTADRLLLDHIVVNQPVYNMFDRYIESEIIPLGERKGIGQVVYSPLAQGLLTGKYTSVSDIPENSRAAKLGWDEGKINADRIGKVRQLIEVADKLDLKVGQLALAWILRQNNVSSALVGASRPEQVKENAAASGVKLDAAIVEEIEQILA
- a CDS encoding catalase; this encodes MTERMTTNQGAPVGDNQNSRTAGRRGPTLLEDYHLLEKIAHFDRERIPERVVHARGAGAHGVFTLEKSMKAYTTADFLQDPGTETDVLVRFSTVIHGTGSPETARDPRGFAVKFYTREGNYDIVGNHLPVFFIRDAMKFPDMVHSLKPAPDTNIQDPARYWDFMTLSPESTHMMTWLFSDLGTPASYREMDGFGVHAFKWINAHGQVHYVKYKWESAQGVRGFSRQEVAEVQGQDFNHATRDLHDHIKKGQYPQWKLQVQLLKPEQMDDFAFDPLDPTKTWPEDVLPFQTIGTMTLNRNPQNFFAEVEQAAFSPSALVPGIEPSEDKLLQGRLFSYPDTQRHRLGPNYLQIPVNCPYAPVRNHQRDGLMNVNQDPSPVNYEPNSSGSSPLEAPEYRDSQAPIHGHVTREKIEKTDNYTQAGELFRSFTAVEQQHLLDNLINDLKATPEQTQLRALCHFFQADGQLGGRLAHGLGVDVSAFMPSQDRK
- a CDS encoding pirin family protein, whose protein sequence is MINVIPSDARSSFDRGWLRGSHSFSFGEYQDPENTAFGPMRVANDDVIAPGRGFGAHPHSDMEIVSIVLKGKLRHEDNLGNVAVTSFGGIQRMSAGSGMIHTEHNASDTEEVRILQLWFMPHTRGLEPSYETTSFDPDVLAGSLVPVVSPEGGPRIASIHQDMTIYLGRLAKGEALTYEQANDRRMYIFTIEGKLGLNGEHPLNEGDTARVEQTTSMKLEASENAFYMLIDLP
- a CDS encoding GGDEF domain-containing protein — its product is MLSTFFVNLCVMITFMYVSGIIAKFNRIRLPFPSLRVQMIGGVLFGIYGTVLMNYSFPLNESTIVDLRHLAIVTAAVYLGGLASVITGLVISILRVVMFGVSSAAIDAAFVMTIIGLSGVYFAYAPWSRLTKIITMNLLGMTLIFVILMLNTSSMNSLMKIYPVQMTISFVGGIFIYFIAEFINKYNEMLFLLERRASTDHLTNLSNRRQFEKSLELELERAREYKQKLSLLVIDIDRFKKVNDTFGHTSGDAVLKQLGQLLVEHARSADIVSRNGGEEFAILLLDCGHHQAMAIAESIRQSVEKYHFALPDGNTIRLTISIGVAVFPDHCDDRDDNDFFEQADRALYEAKNTGRNRVCAIPLRSTPLSSQSPF
- a CDS encoding M56 family metallopeptidase, which encodes MWKARSKLLFTVGLGIPLLVFIQMFMYAMYKIFGWDIPFNLLWLCNHWMSRMGWLSVGHVLMALVILTFGGTGWLLLTRMIQTRAAVRKLRSMEDGTKSREFEVRYHHLKQPGFIVVDKPSPVAFTIGLWKPVIVLSTGLLTMLDAEEERAVVYHEVHHLWHRDPLKTTLLSVFAFMMPYIPVLKHTSKHYNIVREILADNEAIERTGNAAGIGSALLKLIRACPEPWQLRVASIQSSFADTSVNVRISRLLDPEQDVTLTLPRYAVFISATVILMLSVLFVWSIG
- a CDS encoding LacI family DNA-binding transcriptional regulator, with amino-acid sequence MDVKIIDVAAIAGVSPATVSRVINQHSKVSTKTKDKVMRAIEQLGYHPNAAAKNLRSQRSMTIGVIVPDINNAYYAEIIKGIENIAYARHYKVIICDAHNLKEREVEYLNLLLDRTIDGVIIITPLLADEELFQLADKGYRIGIVGKYIEHAQIPCIYTDNVKFSQEVVQHLVEAGHRDIVFLNGYPEAIDSYERLEGYLKALRNHQIPFRPELIENGNFNEEGGYEAIKRLFDKGLTFTAVYAANDEMALGVYKACAEYGIRIPEQLAIVGVDNNRISKYIHPTLSSVNQPKYTMGAILMEKMIDMMNTNEFQDKRVFKVESELLIRASSSLKTTK
- a CDS encoding winged helix-turn-helix transcriptional regulator; amino-acid sequence: MQKQTGQVKINLSGRRLPLRVKPALSESTPLVDNCPVTRRVILISPMPGQVHELVKALTDSCFDVLVFHRWEPDLHERLVFDLLIYDLSVAGTIDAFAGISSRLNREAEYTTPCLYLVGEKMIGSASGPMLQEELLVWPARPQEALYRVQRMIGNSPAAPKRGFLPQEGQRIGFKDLWLDRERMSVHRDHDRIHLTKTEYDLLLKLIDAKGAVISREEMLSDIWETDFTGGSNVVDVHIKSLRKKLGDNAASPQYIVTVRGVGYRLAD
- a CDS encoding BlaI/MecI/CopY family transcriptional regulator, whose product is MRIHNFKVGERGLNRFFGPLEAKIMDILWARPGSSIREVQTALEQDKDVNFNTVMTVMNRLVDKELLRKSQKGRTSMYHPVQSREEFMNDQSKELSHELVDEFGALALNHMLDALDEAEAGLIERLEQKIKQWKKDTD
- a CDS encoding Fur family transcriptional regulator, whose product is MRTLNLTIQRQAVYDVVRHSEDHPTAAEVMNRLVEQGYNLAYGTVYNSLRYLTDKELIRELKLGETASRYDARMDEHQHIMCEVCGKVDEVMTEVPPQWIKQVAEETGYAIDHAHVVFGGVCEECRSKRVK